In one window of Calypte anna isolate BGI_N300 chromosome 1, bCalAnn1_v1.p, whole genome shotgun sequence DNA:
- the ETFRF1 gene encoding electron transfer flavoprotein regulatory factor 1, giving the protein MANSLRGEVMNLYKNLLYLGREYPKGADYFRSRLKAAFLKNKDVKDPEKIKELIARGEFVIKELEALYFLRKYRAMKQRYYSDDDR; this is encoded by the exons ATGGCCAATTCTTTAAGAGGTGAAGTGATGAATCTGTACAAAAAT cTGCTGTACCTTGGAAGGGAGTATCCCAAAGGAGCAGACTACTTTAGAAGCCGtttgaaagcagcttttctaaaaaacaaaGATGTGAAAGATCCTGAAAAAATTAAGGAACTAATTGCCCGAGGAGAATTTGTTATAAAAGAGTTGGAGGCTTTGTACTTCCTCAGGAAATACAGAGCTATGAAACAGCGCTACTACAGTGACGACGATCGTTAG
- the CASC1 gene encoding protein CASC1, with product MEMLKAKDEERRESELAKLHSLQQKFLSAQQWKTDCRAQAKWEHYLSCDGSPDPTVLPEINTFMSLWRDDQNEDIQLVMKKGEQVLNLIEKLQFILLDTPPSEITEKETAQYQESILELENLLHQKYNEATEQLLKTANTYEDSYTGNMQAVIKDKNVTFCIWGNLKKKIRFKNHVFCDVPHGFDLPKSLAMSSVAVRILHTHYDHVSPLWLQCQSVPKLEVLGSKELTPPSKDSVEEPEEEKQTDREELEVPVEQDTYSDRRKSATSFKENSNSITNINETTEEEIKKSGILDISEVQDLAMQEETGEREEAIPDENVVDLQEFIPVGGVYHIDALHLPPQVKEIKDWNMVELLDPGLEAYPYPPEEAEDAAHPPIQITLMLADHVMYFENPLIARWDPAGQQWRTDGISNIRYETQEKKVTFEMDAFYTVALLQDAHLSMPYSTWELQPTGTDEALLLVKTIFAEVQIQIKGNQCMLSSVVAQEKHVLSHLTGKWISPLELRAVLKKAGVNIFPEEYSHKYVPVHKKSPTAEIRAYQEMALLASAFAFAQSKWNLEASEEQVVFKVSEHLNADAVKDWALYLFDGQKAQKLKITESSEDFSEDLEEDSEFHSTLYHMLKDFASQEAIDKVETASFLFIDAVYQLLLATRVLTYS from the exons ATGGAAATGCTCAAGGCAAAA GATGAAGAACGAAGGGAGTCTGAACTAGCAAAACTTCATTCACTGCAGCAGAAGTTTTTGTCTGCACAGCAGTGGAAAACAGATTGTAGAGCACAGGCAAAG TGGGAGCATTACCTCAGTTGTGATGGAAGTCCTGACCCAACTGTGCTgccagaaataaatactttcatGAGCTTATGGCGTGATGATCAAAATGAGGACATTCAGCTTGTGATGAAGAAAGGGGAACAGGTGCTAAAT TTAATTGAGAAGTTGCAGTTTATTTTATTGGACACACCACCCAGTGagataacagaaaaagaaacagcccAGTACCAGGAATCTATTCTGGAATTGGAGAATCTGCTTCATCAAAAGTACAATGAAGCAACAGAACAACTGCTTAAA acaGCTAATACGTATGAAGATTCTTACACTGGAAATATGCAGGCAGtcataaaagacaaaaatgttaCTTTCTGCATTTGGGGcaatctgaagaagaaaataag GTTCAAAAATCATGTGTTTTGTGATGTCCCGCATGGATTTGATCTTCCAAAGTCACTGGCAATGAGCAGCGTTGCTGTTCGAATATTGCATACTCATTATGATCATGTATCCCCACTCTGGCTGCAATGTCAGAGTGTTCCAAAATTGGAAGTCTTAGGTAGCAAAGAGTTAACTCCACCTTCAAAAGACAGTGTAGAAGAACCAGAAGAGGAgaaacagacagacagagaagaGCTTGAGGTGCCCGTTGAACAAGACACGTATTCTGACAGAAGGAAG AGTGCTACCTCattcaaagaaaacagcaatagCATAACTAATATAAATGAGACAACAGAGGAAGAGATTAAGAAATCAGGAATCTTGGACATATCAGAAG ttcaggaTCTAGCAATGCAGGAGGAGACAGGTGAAAGAGAGGAGGCCATACCTGATGAAAACGTTGTTGATTTGCAAGAGTTTATACCTGTGGGTGGTGTGTACCACATTGATGCTCTGCACCTTCCACCTCAGGTCAAAGAAATCAAGGACTGGAACATGGTGGAG CTACTTGATCCTGGACTGGAAGCATACCCATATCCCCCAGAAGAGGCTGAAGATGCTGCACACCCCCCAATACAGATAACCCTTATGCTTGCTGACCATGTGATGTATTTTGAGAATCCTTTGATAGCCCGATGGGATCCTGCAG GCCAACAGTGGAGAACTGATGGCATCAGCAACATAAGGtatgaaacacaggaaaagaaagtcaCCTTTGAGATGGATGCCTTTTACACTGTAGCCCTGCTCCAGGATGCTCATCTCAGCATGCCTTATTCCACATGGGAATTGCAACCTACTGGTACAGATGAAGCACTACTTCTAGTTAAAACAATCTTTGCAGAAGTTCAGATACAAATTAAG GGTAATCAGTGTATGTTGTCTTCAGTAGTGGCACAAGAGAAGCATGTACTTTCCCACctgacaggaaaatggataaGTCCACTTGAGCTAAGAGCAGTTTTGAAAAAGGCTGGTGTGAATATTTTCCCAGAGGAGTATTCTCACAAGTATGTCCCTGTGCACAAGAAG TCTCCTACAGCAGAAATTAGGGCATATCAAGAGATGGCACTGCTTgcatctgcttttgcttttgccCAGAGCAAGTGGAATCTAGAAGCCAGTGAAGAGCAAGTAGTGTTCAAG GTAAGTGAGCATCTTAATGCAGATGCTGTAAAGGACTGGGCTCTTTACCTGTTTGATGGTCAGAAAGCACAAAAGCtcaagatcactgagtccagcGAAGATTTTTCAGAGGACCTAGAAGAAGATTCTGAATTTCACTCCACACTTTACCATATGCTTAAAGACTTTGCCAGCCAAGAAGCAATTGATAAAGTGGAGACAGCTAGCTTCCTGTTCATTGATGCTGTGTATCAGCTGCTCCTTGCCACAAGAGTTTTAACATACTCTTAA